AAAGGAATGGCGTATGCCTTGATTGTGCATGCCACGGGCGCCATCTTGGTGGTCATCATGGGGGTCATCAGTCTGGTGGCCAGTCTGGCGGCTAAGCCCAAAAAGGCATTGCTTGCCCAACAACAGACGGCCTAGGTCGTTTTTGGCGTACTTTCCAGAAAACAGGGCAAAACGGCTTCTCTTCCATTTAATAGAAAAATCCTATGCTACCTTCACAGGCTAAAATTTGCACGCTTCCAGATTTATTAGACAAGGTGGCCGAGTGGCGGACCCAAGGCCAGAAACTGGTCTTCACCAACGGCTGCTTTGACATTGTGCACGTGGGGCATGTAGACTATCTTGAGCGCGCCAGATTGCTGGGAGATAAATTGATCCTGGGTCTGAATACCGACCAATCTGTCAGTAGGTTAAAGGGACCCAGCCGTCCTTTACAGGACGAAATGTCACGCCAGCGGGTGATGGCATCATTTTGGTTTGTAGACGCGGTAGTGCTATTTGACGAGGAAACGCCCTATGAACTAATCAAGGCCGTGCAGCCAGACGTGCTGGTGAAAGGCGATGATTACTCCATTGACACCATTGTGGGCCACGACCTCGTATTAGAGAGGGGAGGAGAGGTGAAAACCATTCCGCTGGTAAAAGGGTACTCTACCTCACAGGTGGTGGCCAGAATCCTCGGCACATAGCACCTCCACTAAAAAAAACTATAAGACCATGGGAGGCATTTATTTAATACTAATTGTGACCATGCTGGCCTCAGGATTGGTCAGCTGGATGCTGAAGAGCAAGTTTGAGAAGTACTCAAAGATAGGATTGCAGTCAGGCTTGAGTGGCCGCGAAGCCGCCGAGATGATGTTAGCCGACAATGGCATTACGGATGTGCGCGTGATCTCCACACCCGGTAAACTGACGGACCATTACAACCCCGCAGACAAAACCGTGAACCTGAGCGAGTACGTGTATGAAGGCCGAAGCGCCGCCGCCGCCGCCGTAGCCGCCCATGAGGTAGGCCACGCCGTGCAACACGCCAAAGCCTATACTTTCTTGAAGTTCCGCTCGGCCATGGTGCCGGCCTTGAGCGTGGCCAGCCGGTATATGCAATGGATTCTTCTGATTGGGGTAGTGATGATTCAGTCTACTCCCATTCCGTTGGCGGTTGGGGTGGCCTTGTTTGCCTTGACTACTTTATTCAGTTTCATTACGCTGCCGGTTGAGTTTGACGCCAGTAAGCGGGCGCTGGCCTGGATGGACACCAAAGGTATTGTGACCACGCAAGAACACGGCATGGCAAAGGATGCTTTGAAATGGGCGGCCATGACGTATGTGGTGGCAGCCGTTGGTTCCTTGGCCACCTTGTTGTACTATGCTTCTATGCTGTTTGGCAGAAGAGACTAGTCTTTGTATGACTGATTTTAGAAAGGGGCAGCCGGTTGGTTGCCCCTTTTTTGTGTAAAGACCTCAGGAGTAACACATTTTTTGCCGTAAACAGATGGAGAAGAGCAAAACAAATGTTAGCTTGCCTCTTGGCAAACATATGTTGGTAAGCTGCATGCATACTATAAATTACCTACTTTTGTCTGCCAGAAAACAACATAAGAAATTATAACATCCCTTGATATGGAATTCCAATTTACCGAAGAACAATTAGCCGTGCAGGCGGCTGCGCGTGAGTTTGCCCAGAATGAGCTATTGCCCGGCGTCATTGAGCGCGACGAGCTGCAGAAGTTTCCCGCAGAGCAAATCAAGAAGCTGGGAGAGCTGGGCTTTCTGGGCATGATGGTAGACCCTAAGTATGGCGGAAGCGGCATGGACACCGTTTCTTACGTGCTGGCCATGGAGGAAATCTCCAAAGTAGATGCCTCGGCCTCAGTGGTTATGTCGGTGAACAACTCCCTGGTATGCTGGGGTCTGGAGAAATACGGCAACGAAGAGCAGAAGCAGAAATATTTGACCCGCTTAGCTACTGGCGAAATCATTGGCGCCTTCTGTCTTTCTGAGCCAGAAGCCGGTTCTGACGCCACCATGCAGCGCACCACCGCCGTAGACATGGGTGACCACTACCTGTTGAACGGTACCAAGAACTGGATCACCAACGGTAGCACCGCTTCGGTCTACTTAGTGATTGCGCAAACCAACCCAGAGCTTCGTCACAAGGGCATCAATGCTTTTATTGTGGAAAAAGGAGCACCAGGCTTCCAGATTGGACCTAAAGAGAACAAGCTGGGCATTAGAGGCTCAGACACGCACTCTTTGATGTTCACAGACGTGAAAGTGCCAAAAGAGAATCGCATCGGGGAAGATGGCTTCGGGTTTAAGTTTGCCATGTCTACCTTAAACGGTGGCCGTATTGGTATTGCTTCCCAAGCACTGGGTATTGCTTCTGGCGCGTATGAGCTGGCGTTGAAGTATTCAAAAGAGCGCAAGGCATTTGGCGTTCCAATTTCGCAGCACCAAGGCATTCAGTTCAAACTGGCAGACATGGCGACTAACATTGACGCCGCCCGTCTGTTGTGTCTGCAGGCCGCCGCTGACAAGGACGCACATCGGGATTATTCAAAAACCGGCGCCATGGCCAAGCTGTTTGCCTCTAAAGTGGCAATGGACACCACCGTTGAGGCGGTGCAAGTTCACGGCGGTTACGGTTTCGTGAAAGAATACCACGTAGAGCGTTTAATGCGTGATGCCAAAATTACCCAAATTTACGAGGGTACTTCAGAGATTCAGAAGATTGTGATTTCCCGCGAAATATTAAAATAAGCAGGCTTTGTATACCCTCTATTGCTTGATTAGTAGTAGGATAGTGATAGAGGGTATATAATTATTTGTCCAAGTAGTTTGACAAAGTCAAAGATAAGTGCTAGTTTTAGGGCGACAGACAATCTTGAAAAACAACAAATTCAGAAACCCTTTATCTAGTACCCCTACATGGAAGATTACAATAAAATAATTGAGTCGCTGAAGGTTCGCTACATCAAGGCTAAAAACCTGGTGCTGCAGCAGCCACTCACGGTGCGTAACTACTATGACGTTGGCAACAACCTCATCTTAGTGCACAACGGAATTATCGCTTTCGGGGATGACAAACAAATGGTAGAAGAAGGGCAGCTGCTCTTCATACCAGGCGGCCGAAGCACCAAGATCTACTACGGCGACACTGAGAGCCGCGTCATCTCCAATGATGACTACATCACCACCAAAGACAAGTTCT
The nucleotide sequence above comes from Nibribacter ruber. Encoded proteins:
- the rfaE2 gene encoding D-glycero-beta-D-manno-heptose 1-phosphate adenylyltransferase, with amino-acid sequence MLPSQAKICTLPDLLDKVAEWRTQGQKLVFTNGCFDIVHVGHVDYLERARLLGDKLILGLNTDQSVSRLKGPSRPLQDEMSRQRVMASFWFVDAVVLFDEETPYELIKAVQPDVLVKGDDYSIDTIVGHDLVLERGGEVKTIPLVKGYSTSQVVARILGT
- a CDS encoding acyl-CoA dehydrogenase, which translates into the protein MEFQFTEEQLAVQAAAREFAQNELLPGVIERDELQKFPAEQIKKLGELGFLGMMVDPKYGGSGMDTVSYVLAMEEISKVDASASVVMSVNNSLVCWGLEKYGNEEQKQKYLTRLATGEIIGAFCLSEPEAGSDATMQRTTAVDMGDHYLLNGTKNWITNGSTASVYLVIAQTNPELRHKGINAFIVEKGAPGFQIGPKENKLGIRGSDTHSLMFTDVKVPKENRIGEDGFGFKFAMSTLNGGRIGIASQALGIASGAYELALKYSKERKAFGVPISQHQGIQFKLADMATNIDAARLLCLQAAADKDAHRDYSKTGAMAKLFASKVAMDTTVEAVQVHGGYGFVKEYHVERLMRDAKITQIYEGTSEIQKIVISREILK
- a CDS encoding zinc metallopeptidase, encoding MGGIYLILIVTMLASGLVSWMLKSKFEKYSKIGLQSGLSGREAAEMMLADNGITDVRVISTPGKLTDHYNPADKTVNLSEYVYEGRSAAAAAVAAHEVGHAVQHAKAYTFLKFRSAMVPALSVASRYMQWILLIGVVMIQSTPIPLAVGVALFALTTLFSFITLPVEFDASKRALAWMDTKGIVTTQEHGMAKDALKWAAMTYVVAAVGSLATLLYYASMLFGRRD